In the Mauremys mutica isolate MM-2020 ecotype Southern chromosome 13, ASM2049712v1, whole genome shotgun sequence genome, one interval contains:
- the LOC123348374 gene encoding olfactory receptor 11L1-like, producing MYFFLGNLSFLETCYTSTILPKVLASLRTGDRTISFSGCIAQFYIFGSLASTECLLLSVMSYDRYLAICKPLHYAALMNGRFCLQLAACSWVSGFLAPLPSMLLISQLTFCSPSEVDHFFCDLSPIIKLACSDTFMLEIYAFVLCSILTLPPFLLTLVSYVSIITTILRIPSTTGRQKAFSTCSSHLIVVTIFYGTLVIVYLLSDSDALRDLNKIFSVFYGVLTPLVNPLIYSLRNKKVKEALRKTIIGFFLSFARNQTFLANIFP from the coding sequence atgtacttcttcctggggaacttgtccttcttagagacctgctacacctccaccatACTGCCCAAAGTGCTGGCCAGTCTCCGGACTGGAGACAGAACCATCTCATTTAGTGGTTGCATCGCACAATTCTATATCTTTGGTTCTCTGGCATCTACAGAATGCCTTCTCTTATCTGTGATGTCTTATGATCGCTATTTAGCCATATGCAAGCCATTACATTATGCAGCGCTTATGAACGGCAGATTCTGCCTCCAGTTGGCAGCTTGCTCTTGGGTAAGTGGATTTCTGGCTCCTTTGCCATCGATGTTACTAATATCACAATTAACATTCTGTAGCCCCAGTGAAgttgaccatttcttttgtgatttaaGCCCAATAATAAAATTGGCCTGCAGTGACACCTTCATGCTGGAAATTTATGCTTTTGTACTCTGCTCCATACTTACACTGCCTCCATTTCTATTGACACTGGTGTCTTATGTTTCCATCAtcaccaccatcctgagaatcccttccaccaccGGGAGACAGAAGGCCTTTtctacctgctcctctcacctcattgtggtgacaattttctatggGACTCTAGTCATTGTGTATCTGCTATCTGACTCTGATGCACTGAGAGATCTGAACAAAATATTCTCTGTTTTCTATGGAGTCCTGACCCCATTGGTCAACCCCCTCatatacagcctgagaaacaagaaGGTGAAGGAAGCCTTGAGGAAAACTatcattggattttttttgtcttttgcaagAAATCAGACATTTCTAGCTAATATATTCCCATGA